The Alnus glutinosa chromosome 8, dhAlnGlut1.1, whole genome shotgun sequence DNA segment CAAGTATACACTCCTAATAATGAAGAACATTTAAATAAATCCTTATAATCAAGCTTATACACTACCTTTCTATGTAATTTGCATTTTGAGATTCTCGTAAACTAAAGAACTAAAAACATCCATATCTTATGACGGGCATTGTCTTCTATAGTAATACAGTAGTCTTCCAATATCAAATGGCTCAAATGAGATGTTTATCTCATGATAAGCGCCTACTACATATGAATCATTATATGTTGAGAGTATATACCTGGTCAGGAATCCAGACTCCAGGAATGCCAAAAGAATGGAGCAGATCAGAACCGCAGACAAGCATAACCTTAAGGGATTCTACAAGGAGCAGGAGAAAAACAAGTTAATTTTtccatttaaacaaaaaatgaaatgctTGGGACCCAGGTCAGAACTGATATACATTAAAATGATCAATCAAAGacattaaatacaaaaataaagtCAATATCAGTAACAACTAATATATTTTCAATCCAAGGTCGATAGGAAGCTACCCCATTAGGGATTGCATTTCCCTTCACCTCCCCCAAATCCCTTTCCTCCCATCGGTTGAACCCAACTTCCAAGACCTCTTCCTTTTAAGGGCTTTTTAGACAACAGATCCCTCCATGTAAATCCaaatttaaattgataaagCATTCCTGATAAAGTTCCTAATATAACATTAACAGCCATCCAATTTTGTTATATGTAAATGTGCATGTGTATATGTGACAGAAGGGCAATATTCAGGAGGATGTAATCACAATTGTGTAGCCTAATCACtcaaaagcaaagaaaatatACCACTTTTTCTTTACATACCTCTTGATACCACTCCACTCTCGCATAAAATGCTCTTCACTCTAGATAAAACAGTTAAACTGCGTTGAAAGGTACTTTGGCTTGCCTGTAACAAGGATTTAGAACTTCCAAAATTAGATTTCAAACTTTGCAAACATGATGAGCTAAGACCACAGTAGACTTATACGCTTGTGAATGAGAACACAATATATCAGAATGAACCACAATTCTATTGAATCAAGCATCAGCGCTAAATTCCAAGAAATTTGTAACAATGAACGTGAGGGAGATTAGGAGAGAGTAATTTACCTCCCATGGATCAACCATTACAAATTCGGAACTTTTGCAGGCTAGATGACACAGCTGTATACGATGCTCAGCAGATAAAAGGCCCTACACAAATAACTCATGTGACTGCTTTGTCAGGCCATGTTGATGTTTGGTCACAGAAAAGTAGGGGTATATCACTTAACAAAGGCAGGATGATGGTCACTAAAACATAGAATAACTTAGTAGAAACAAATTCAACCAAGTAACCGATGCAATGATGATATGAGATAATTGTCAATCATGATTCTAACAATGATTGTTTAGTATCAACATCCTCTTCCATGGGAAAaagattttaagaaaacaaaaggaaaagattaaaaaaaaaaaaaaaaaaaggaagctaAAGGAAGAAGAGGTTCTCCAATATGAGTAATTTTCTGTTAAAGAAGTCCACTGAAAGCAGCACTCCAATTAGATAAGGCTCCACAGAATTACTCCAATTAATTTGAAAAGTACCTCTTCATGTTTGCATTTgcgagtgtgtgtgtgtgtgagcgTCAGTATGTCTATAAGTGTGTCAGTTTTAATTTCTCTATCCTGGAAAATGGCATGCATTGGGATGGGGAAGTTAGGGTTGTTGGACTGTTTAAAAAAAACCGGAATAGAAATTTATGAGGTCCTGGAGAAATTGAGATTTGTAACAAACTTCCTAATATGGCCTTTTGCTTTAATGGTTTAGAATATGTTGTGTAAAATGTGCATCACTATCCATTTGCTGATGAAAGCTCCTTTTACAAATTACGTGTCCATCAATATgctaaaaaaaacaacataccTCTTTCTTGTATGCATCATTAACGGGTGACATATAACCTCCAATAACACAATAGCCTTCTGCATTCAATGCATCTCTTGCCAGCTCTAAGAATAACATTGAAATTAATCAAATTGACGAAATGCCTACGAAAATAATAAATTCCAccaaattcaaatatatatatatatagtactgcTAATACTTCCCACAAATTTCATCATTTGTTAACACGGATTTTAGACATAAGCTCATCCTGTCCCAACTAGCAAGAGCTTAGGTCAATAATGGTATGCATGAAAGAGTCAGTTTATAAGAAATGGAGGAAGATGTCATCTTGCTAAGGCATCATAGTCTAGATAAAAGGGGaaaatacttttattatttCGAGAACATGTTTTTAGCAACAAAGACCTTCGCTAGCCAGTAGCCAACTCAAGACAACAAAAGATAGAGAGGTAAGCATGTGAGTTCTTGTTTCATATGTATGAAATAATATCTAGAACTGCACATAACGAACAGATCTGCtcaattattgtctttgaaactACACTCTTGAAATGCTTAATAGATGACTTAGCATGTAATGCCACTAGTAATAATTATGAGTTGTGTTCAAAACTTCGGACATACTTctgattaaaatatatttttacttaTGTTCCTGCCATGAAGCCATCAAAGTCAATGAGGGTTCAAATATGCATAAATAAGATAATTCCAAACATGATTTGATCCATAAGTTGAGTAATATTGGCAAAAAGCACTGCAACTTACATAATCAATACTTTGTCATCAGCAAAGTATTACAAGTGCATGTTTTGTAAGGATAAACCAGTATGTatgtatttatgtgtgtgtgtgtatgttttGTTATAACAATAACTAACAAAGTTGTACATTTACGTTTCCATCTACGCACAAACCTAAATGGTTGTCATTCAACAGTTGGCTTAACCTTGTATCAGCTAAATTATAAttctcgttaaaaaaaaaaaaaacaccttaaCTTGTAAAAGAAGATTCACAAATCAGCCAATGAGCTCTAGTTCATATGGCACCTCCTCCTCTCATAGAACAATGGAGGGTGAGGCCGTGGGTTCGAGACCCGAATTACTGatccgcaaaaaaaaaaaaaaaagaaacagaaaaaaaagattcatgaaTCGTAGCCTAgcttgtatttcttttttacttgCCCAAGCTTGATTTACATTTCAAACCGGTATAAAATTGCCATGAAAGCAGCAAGAGTATCAAAAGCTTCAAAAAATCGGGTTGATTTAGTTTCTCTCTTGCCTGATAATACTACCACTAAAACCCATGATCCATCTCCCAAAGAAGGGTCCAATTTGCATAAACATAAAACAGGAAACTATGACCACCAAAATTAAGAGACAAAATTCAGTTACTCAAGAACTTACCAAACATGCGTAAATGCATGTATGTAGGAGGATTGAAGCTTCCGTTCGCTACTAGAACTACATATATCTTCTCCCTAAGTTTAAAATAGTTAAGTTACCACATTtttacagaaaaaataaaaaaataaataacaatcaaATCATACAAATAGAATTGACATCCATTATTTACGTTAAAACAAGGTGTATATCAGTATATGTATTACTAATTGTAacaacataaataataataaaataaaataattttttttccctgtttggGAATCTGGGTGTCCCAAAAAAACacatattattttcttaaatcaaATATGTAATTGAGACAATTAGCAAATGAAATTATTTCTTGTTTCAAAAAGTAATTGACCATGTAATACTTACTTGGCTGTGGTTCCTGAAGAAGCGTCCTGATCAATCAATCCTAAAGCTAATTTGGAGAACGGCAATGGGATATCCATGAAACCTATGAATACAACAGTCAGATTTGCAGCGAGTCTAAAATTCAATGTGGAAGgtggaaggaaaagaaaagccaACATACcaggacgagagagagagagagagagagagagagagagagagagagagagagagatatttgaGATGTGGGAATTGGAATGTGTATGTGGGTATGTTAGAGAAAGAGCCAGAATTGGAATTCCGCGGGGAAAGACCGCGGGACTGTGACCGTGACGGACGGGAATAGAGTGAGGGAGACGGCGATGGACCGAGTGACGATCACCTGCGGAATGTTAAAATGAGTTAAAAGTTACGCCAATTCTAACAGGCCACGTCACCAAAAGCAaactaagaaaatgaaaagccGATTTTCCTATCCCAAGTCATGCACCAATCATATTATGAAATAAGGTAAGgttgaatataatattttaattttttttgacataatattgtaaaatttgtaaaataaataaaaaataaaatattgtacAGTTTATCTTGAAATGTTTTCTTggaattttttaagaaatccaTTGTCATTGAATGAGATATTTGGACTCAAATTCCATCTATATTAGTGGAGAGTCTATGTAATTTACAAAATGATAAACTTATAATGTACCAAAAAACGTcacaatttaaataaataatcacaTTAATTAAGGTTGAATTATAGTAGGTTGGCTTGGATTAAAATGCTTCCCCCAATATATAGTGAAAGTACATTTCCTCTCCTTTAACAATcaataaatttgtaattttctctctaatttttcaatttttgcaatgtttttTCAATCTATCAGTGTGCTTGCAATGTCCCCCATCAGTGcctaaaattacaaaaataaacctaataacaattttttaaaaaaaaaatattcgttttttcctttattttttttacttatttatttatttatttgttgtaaCCTTGATGATAGATCCAGGAggatattgcaaaaattaaaacattagaGGGAATATTACAAATTTGTTGATAATTAGATAGGGTAAATACTGTTtctcctaaaaatatttatacatgACTAAGCACTAAGCAGGTTAAGAACTCAAACATGAAATTAGCATTTTAAGATATCTTTGGCTTAAATTTGACCAGCATAAATCCCATTGCTTCAAGGATGAAAAGGACAGAAAAAAGAAGCACAGAAGGAAACAAAGACCATCCATGCAATTTTGCTATTACATAGAACTTTAATTCAAACTGATTTACAGTAAAAATCCAATTAATCAATAAGTATTTTATcaattgatataaaatataaatatgaccTAATACCCTGTTGCTTTGGTTGTTTAATTAGTAGGATATATCACTGTATAGTCGGACGTTTATTAACCgttaataactgctaaccgtGTAAATATATGGGTAGGTAATTGGCCTTTTCAAACCAACCGTCCAAGAATTGTATAAAACAAGCTCTAAAAAGAGgtcaaaaatactaaaataagcCCAAAAGACCCATATCTTACATGTGATTATCGCGGTGCAGTTTAAGCATCAATAACCAATAATCGACAGTGATGATAGTTGGTAATCACTCGTTTAGTTTCTCAAAACTGTTAATCGCTTAAGACGGCGCAGCTACTTGTTAGAGATAATAACTAGTTACCATCACCGCCTATACAACCCTAGTAGGATATATCCTATATCGATCCCATTATTATGACTAATTAGGTTCACGAGGGCAATCAAGCTAGATCAATTTATGTCAAATTTGGAATAAATTAAGTTTGAGGAAATTCTTTTAACCTAATATATTAAATTCCTGTATCCTCATCACACTTCTATCACACTAGGTTGATGTGATAGTTCTCATCAGcccttataatttatttatttttataaatggcTAATAGGTACAATCACATCAATCCAATGGAATAAATGTGAGACGTAGATGTAGCATATACATTACTCTAAATTGAGATATTCACATGCTCTAAGAATTCATGTTAATTgaatagattgaattaaaaacaaattatccaACCcgattaaatgataattttgtcATTGAAAGATTATGTtgccaaaaattgaaaaacaaaggCCCTAACTGAAAATATGTTTGCAGAAAAAGGATCCATAACAACTtgaaataaaaaagggaaaacttcacaaaacttTCATCAATTTCTACTCGTTTTGAAACCACCCCTTAAAGTTTAAAGACTCGCAATTTCAACCATCGAACTAATGGATGCCTtgcaaatgacaaaaatacccttattatttttttttttcatttaataaaaaaaaaaatgattagccTATGACTTTGGGTTACCTTGTGACCCAACCGTgggttaattttattttattttataattttttttagattgaaattaagggtaaattttaaattttataaaagtttcaggGGCATAAATATTATTTCACTCATTTTGTCGTATGACCCTAACGAACAATTGAGGTATACTGCattaaattagaagtttgaTTTCAAGTAACCTCAATTGTgggtcaacttttttttttttttttttttttttttttaaaaaaaaaaaattttaattttaaaatggataattaCATCATTGGTCTTTgaggttgacctaaattacaaatcactcaatgtggtacaaaaagttaaTGGAGGGTTCCtatgataaactataattacgaataaTTCCCTGAATCCGTTTTGCGTCTACTAAGTTAACAGATTTAGTTAGTTTGACACGTTATACCCAATAAGAAATTGACATGTttctattacaataaaaaaaaataaaaaataaaaaataaaacttcaaaattattttattttattttattttttaaaatagaaaatagcatAGGGGTGGTTGCCGGGGGTGGCTAGGGCACGTTTTGGGGGTGACGCACGTGTTGATTTCCTATTAGGTATAATGTgacaaactaacagaatctgttagcTTGGTAGATGGAAAACAAGttcagagagtgatttgtaattatagtttatcacatGGATCctccatgaatttttttgtaccacaatgagtgatttgtaatttggACAAATTCCAAAGACTAATGATACAATTATcctattttaaaaattgaaattaagagtaaatttaaaattttataaaagtttaaggGGAATAAAGGTTATTTCACCTATTTTGCCGTATGGCCATAGCAAATAGAGGAGAtacattgcatcaaattaaaAGTTCGAAGGTTggaattgagaatttttttgaattttagggGCACTTTCAAAATTCCACTCGGGGTTTCgtgatgttaaaaaaaaaaaaaaaaaatccagattAACTAGAACGTAAAACTTTTCGTACCGTTCCAAAATTTGAAATCCAAGCCGCGCTAGAAGCCAGCCCCGATTCCCACCGTTCATCGCAGACCCCaaagccctctctctctccgagAGTGATTTTCATGGATATtctctgaagaagaagaggaagaagaagatgtcGACGATAGAGAAGCTGTTCGTGCAGATCTTCGAGCGGAAGCGGTGGATTATCGACCAGGCCAAGCACCAGACTCATCTCTTCGACCAGCACCTCGCCTCTAAACTCCTCATTGACGGAATTGCCCCTCCTCCCTGGCTCTGGACCCCTCCGCTCCACTCCCACACCTCGGATCCCAATGGTAATTTCACACCTCTCCCTCAAAGCTGTCGTTTCCAATGCATTCAGcttcttttgaattttgttgTGGTTTTCTCAATTTGTTGGatagcgttttttttttaatcaaagtaATTTTCGGATTCACTCTggatttcgttaaatttttctAGTTTCATTATTTTATAGAATTGTTGTTTTTGGTTTCGAATTCACTGGGAATTGTTCGGTTAGCGTTTTTGCGAGCAATTTCTAATGcattggagagaaaaaaaaagttgcctTCAATCTTTCTTTCAATAGGAAGCAGAAAGAGATAGAAACCAGACAAAAATAGTTAGACACGATTTAGTGGAGGCTTCTGTGATTTGGACTTGGAAATGTACATTTTCTTGTTAACCAAACAGGGTTTAAAAAGTTCCGGCATTGCCGTCATATAACATTTATTTGCTAtgtttcacaatttttttaatttgtagttagataacttttaataaaagatttgtttaaaaaatgccGGCATTGCTATCTAGATATAACATTTCAAAATTTAAGGATAGTCTTAGCGCGCTATGAAGCCCTAAAAGATTGATTATATGGCTTCGTTACTCTGGAGTTTGACTGCAGTTGAGAAGTGGACTCACAGGTTATATTGCCATAACATTATTCTATAGCTCAAGCTGGAATTACATGAAATAGTGTTCACTCAAAATTCTTTGAAGATACGTAATTCAACTAATACGGAACCTTTTCAAGAATGGAGTTTATGAACAATATTAAAACTAATGTAAAGATTAGGTATCAGCGTTAGAGAACTAGATGTGCATGGCTTCAGTACCATGCCATGTACAATTTCTTAAATTACCTAGAAACGTAATGTTGgataatggttttgaaaagtgttttttggttttgatttgaaaaagtattttgatgtgatataaaggtgagAAATGTTGTTTAGCGGGGTCTatatttgaaaagtattttgtgtttttaactatttgttaatgattttgagAAGAATGggtattttgttttgaaaacagaaaagtgTTTTCAAAACCATTACCAAAGGAGGCCTTAAAGTCCATGGCTTCATGATGATCATTTTTGTCATTACAGAGTTCAATAAAGAAGAGCTCATTTCGGGAGTCTTGCTTCCACATCCACAACCCGTCATCCCTTATTCCAGTAGTCACTGCTCTCTGTACAACAAACCGGTTTTTGCACCTGATAATGGAGAGTTACCAAATGGTATGTGTATGCAAGTTCATGGTCCAGACAAAGGCCTTGATGCTGGAGATAGGCCATTGCCTTTGCCGCAGTGTTCTGTCAGTGATGCTGGATGTGCCTTTGATTGTGTCCATGAGCTGGATCATACTGCTGTCTCTCCTCTAGATCGGGGGGATGTGGGAATACCAGAAATTCACCATGATCCAGCTCTATCACTGGCAAGGGTTCAAAGGTCCAAGTCAAGACAAAGGGCTATAGAGTTTCGCAATAGTGGAAAAGCAGCCAAAAGCTGTTCAAGGGATGAGAATATTGTTGATACTTATGCTGGTGGAATTTCAGGGTCAGCAATTTCTTCCCTCCAGAATGATCATGTTGGTGAGTCTGTGTTTGTCAATCCTGTCGATACCGCTACTGATAGTTGTGCAATGGGAGAAGTAAAAGTAGGTGATTGTCAGAGCAAGGTAAATGGTAACGATCTTTACTCGGTTAGAATGACAAGATCTAGAAGCTCTAGCCAAAAACTCAGCACTTTGAATGTGGGTAACTCTTCTTATATTTCAGGCAAAGATGGTGGTATAATTGCAGATTCTATTGACAATTCAAATGAGCAGTCTAGCCATGATAATGAACTATTGGAATTAATTGAAATTTCTCGTACCATGAATGAAAGTAATGGAGGGACGAACGCAAAAAGAGGAGATGATCAGAGCAAGGACATGGGAAGCAATGATTACCTTGGAAGAATAACAAGATCTAGAAATTCCAGTCAACTGCCTAACCGCATGAATAAATCCACAAAGCTGGATAGCTCTTGTGACAATGACAAGGTGGATGGTCTTAGCAATCCCAAGGACCGTTGCAACAGTGTAGATAAGTCAGTGGAATTGGTCAAACCCTCTCCTATCACTGATGACAGTTGTGGACTGAAAGAAAAAGTGGTAGACCACCATAGCAAGGAACAGGAAAGCAATGCTGATTTTGGTAGAATAAAAAGATCTAGAAGTTCTTGCCAGTCATTCAACAATTTTAATGGTAGCACACAGACTCAGTCTGTTGGAAAATCCACACAACTGCCTCAATCCCCAAGTTGGATTGGAGGAGATGCTGCTTTTCAGAATGTACAGGGCCCTCAAATGTATGAAGTAGGGTCCTTGCCAAGTCAAGAAGATCAATATTTATGTGGGGAAAATGCAAGAGGACACTCAAGTAAGGGGAATTCTGAAGTGGGACATGCCAGAAATTTAGAGTCAGAGGCTATCAATGGCATTAGAATAATTTCAAAAGCTGTCTACTCCAGTATCTCTGATCAAAGAGTTACACAGTCCAGATTTGCTGCTTCCAGCAATTCTAACAAAGTTCAGGGTACTCAAATTTCTGCTGGAAGGTCTTTGCCAAGTCAAAAGGATCAAGAGCCATGTACAGTTAATTCAGCATGTTATTCAGACAAGGAGAATGTTGCTGATGAGTATCCTGGTACTAACATAAGGGGAGAAACTAGAAGTACCATTGAAGGAATATCAAAACCTCTCAACTCCTCCCAGGCGTTGGGTTGTAGAGTCACACGCTCAAGATCAAATGCCTCTAACAAGCCTTCACTTGCACAATCTTTAAAAGGGTCTGAAGAAATTGACGTTAAGAAAGTGTCAGGCTCTAAAATAAAAGTCCTGCCTTGTATTAGCAACAGTGACACTGCTGATGTGGGGAGATGTGCTGCAAATGTTGCAGAATCTGAGGTCGACTCTGATGAGCATGTTGATGCTCGTTCTGGTTGTCCTGGGCCTAACTTGGATGTCGCTAGCCTTAGAGTTGGATCAGAAGCTTTAGCCTTGAGACCACCCTCTGATTGTAATATATTTGTGAAGCTCAAGCAACCTAATTTTGATGATGTGGAAGAGTCCAGTTTGAATGGAATTTCATGTCCTACATCCAAAAAGGAAATACAGGGAAGATCATCTGAAGAGTTTGCTGATCTTGCAAATTTAACGGATAAAATAGCATCTGTTAGTTACCAAGCTAAGTGCAGCTCATCCCCAGAGAAGCCTTTGCTGAATGAGCAGGAAGATTTGTGCAAAGAAAAGGAACCTCAGAGATTTTCATCTGAAGTCCATGTGGAGACATATGAAGCCAGCAGAAGTGCAAATGGAATTGCTGTACCACCAATAAAACAAACATCTGAGGTTCCTAACAAAGAAGTTACTCATACATTGCTAGAAAGTGACAATTACAAAGAGCAATGTTCTTCGGTAGATCATTTATCTATCTCACAAGTTGCCTGTGAAGATTTGCTTGGAAGGGTGCCAAAACTAATGGGGTCCAACCTGTCAAATGTTAGTGCTGATAGAAGGACGGATCTTTCCTTGAAGAAGGTTGTTGTCGAGCATGATGGTGGACAATCTACCAAATTGGTTTCCGAAGACAGTAAACTTGACAGTGACCTCTCTAGTGATCCTGGACAATCAACAGATGCTGATTATGGTATTATTAGTGGATCtggtgtttttaaaaatccagATGTAATTTTAAGAGATTCTACGGTTGAGCTTCCTTTTGCTCTTTCGGTGGATGAAACCAAGGGTAATTTGGTGCAGCAGATCATAGATTCAGGCATTTCTCAGAGTCGAAATACGGACTCCTTAGGGAGATGTATGCATGAAGAGAAACATGTAGTCTGTTCAAAATCAACTGAAGACCATATTGCAAAGAATGCCATGCCAAGAGGAAGTTTTAGCTTTGGCTCGGAGGATTCCTGGCCTCAGCAGAAGCGAAGAAAGATTGAGGGTCAACTTACTGACGTCCTATCTGCTTCACCAagcttgagagaggagggaCTCAAATTGATCAACAGGGATTCTATACGTGAAAGCCTGAATGGTGCAGAAGATAATCCAAATGCTGTCCTAGAATCTCAACACTTATCCTTATCCGATGAGGAGGATGTTGCACAATTAGACATCAGTAAGATCCTGCTTGAAGAAATGCATCAAAATGAGGAAGGCCACATGATAGAAGGTTCTGAATCTTCACCTAGGATGCAAGTTGAAGAGGTACTTGTTTTTCTGTTGTACATTCTGAAACTTTTTAGGTTGCTTTATGTCAGGTCAGCAATTGCAGAGAAATGATACTGAACCAGGCCAGTGTTTGATTTGATGTTTTGATGGTTGTTTCAATGTCATAGACGAATACCAGGTTAGGTAGGTCACTTAGGAAATATTGACCTGATCAGATGATCTCAATCTTTTAGTTGAAACACTCAAACTTTGTAGTCAGCCCTTTCATTGTTTCTGGGTTGAGGAAATTTCAGCTTATATTTCTGAAAATGTCACCAACACTTCT contains these protein-coding regions:
- the LOC133875316 gene encoding uncharacterized protein LOC133875316 isoform X1; the protein is MSTIEKLFVQIFERKRWIIDQAKHQTHLFDQHLASKLLIDGIAPPPWLWTPPLHSHTSDPNEFNKEELISGVLLPHPQPVIPYSSSHCSLYNKPVFAPDNGELPNGMCMQVHGPDKGLDAGDRPLPLPQCSVSDAGCAFDCVHELDHTAVSPLDRGDVGIPEIHHDPALSLARVQRSKSRQRAIEFRNSGKAAKSCSRDENIVDTYAGGISGSAISSLQNDHVGESVFVNPVDTATDSCAMGEVKVGDCQSKVNGNDLYSVRMTRSRSSSQKLSTLNVGNSSYISGKDGGIIADSIDNSNEQSSHDNELLELIEISRTMNESNGGTNAKRGDDQSKDMGSNDYLGRITRSRNSSQLPNRMNKSTKLDSSCDNDKVDGLSNPKDRCNSVDKSVELVKPSPITDDSCGLKEKVVDHHSKEQESNADFGRIKRSRSSCQSFNNFNGSTQTQSVGKSTQLPQSPSWIGGDAAFQNVQGPQMYEVGSLPSQEDQYLCGENARGHSSKGNSEVGHARNLESEAINGIRIISKAVYSSISDQRVTQSRFAASSNSNKVQGTQISAGRSLPSQKDQEPCTVNSACYSDKENVADEYPGTNIRGETRSTIEGISKPLNSSQALGCRVTRSRSNASNKPSLAQSLKGSEEIDVKKVSGSKIKVLPCISNSDTADVGRCAANVAESEVDSDEHVDARSGCPGPNLDVASLRVGSEALALRPPSDCNIFVKLKQPNFDDVEESSLNGISCPTSKKEIQGRSSEEFADLANLTDKIASVSYQAKCSSSPEKPLLNEQEDLCKEKEPQRFSSEVHVETYEASRSANGIAVPPIKQTSEVPNKEVTHTLLESDNYKEQCSSVDHLSISQVACEDLLGRVPKLMGSNLSNVSADRRTDLSLKKVVVEHDGGQSTKLVSEDSKLDSDLSSDPGQSTDADYGIISGSGVFKNPDVILRDSTVELPFALSVDETKGNLVQQIIDSGISQSRNTDSLGRCMHEEKHVVCSKSTEDHIAKNAMPRGSFSFGSEDSWPQQKRRKIEGQLTDVLSASPSLREEGLKLINRDSIRESLNGAEDNPNAVLESQHLSLSDEEDVAQLDISKILLEEMHQNEEGHMIEGSESSPRMQVEEVVHSVEGRSGSANTPFTFMDDGLRVSFISSLINRAAGDSQGCFTEEVGAAGPNSEIVDAGMQCFVQENEVPMHLEDKLGLAITEHFSCSERTLQKNRSNLEGNDKFLCCSVGSPHSQSLDLTQADDAMPVLEGFIMQTDDHPPCISGEGIGFDKFDLSETAIERASILEQLCRSACMDTPLSCSSTTYHSHTIQSLYQSVPNGLLEGMDWRSTFSLNDTGKQLSSSCLSEEVDCFHGRSYSDCLPKSSHQSTWNISNPYSSPVGKFWDRITSNSGSSEKRASLNPELPCINEENENADEVAETFPEGICSEMTTSSVKREPLADITENPNPPASVSEGVINTDRCSLDSVNTEFSFTGTHTRVKQKLGNQHGCGKRYANKAKENQNVSVGANGVKRATESYHNRFSKPRLPGKTSMRKGGPSYSERESKPNNIISNITSFIPLVQQKQAAAVVTGKREIKVKALEAADAAKRLAEKKEIDRKIKKEALKVERARLERENLRQLELQKKRKKEEHKKKEADIAAKKRQREEEDRKEKERKRKRVEESHRQRQEHDKKLRGEKEERELKYQTKDTRTNERKEYKDETDKYKKTEKFREADNLGKVSETEHRTTRIPSSDASKVSTLLEDSDSLNDGGNNQKVTSNLDKVIENAVLIANANQEQSYDISPYKVSDDEDEEEDDVPNSKPIPSWASKHSVAQVVSSQQRVNPEAIFPPESFCNIAEVLLPRKHQLK
- the LOC133875316 gene encoding uncharacterized protein LOC133875316 isoform X2 → MSTIEKLFVQIFERKRWIIDQAKHQTHLFDQHLASKLLIDGIAPPPWLWTPPLHSHTSDPNEFNKEELISGVLLPHPQPVIPYSSSHCSLYNKPVFAPDNGELPNGMCMQVHGPDKGLDAGDRPLPLPQCSVSDAGCAFDCVHELDHTAVSPLDRGDVGIPEIHHDPALSLARVQRSKSRQRAIEFRNSGKAAKSCSRDENIVDTYAGGISGSAISSLQNDHVGESVFVNPVDTATDSCAMGEVKVGDCQSKVNGNDLYSVRMTRSRSSSQKLSTLNVGNSSYISGKDGGIIADSIDNSNEQSSHDNELLELIEISRTMNESNGGTNAKRGDDQSKDMGSNDYLGRITRSRNSSQLPNRMNKSTKLDSSCDNDKVDGLSNPKDRCNSVDKSVELVKPSPITDDSCGLKEKVVDHHSKEQESNADFGRIKRSRSSCQSFNNFNGSTQTQSVGKSTQLPQSPSWIGGDAAFQNVQGPQMYEVGSLPSQEDQYLCGENARGHSSKGNSEVGHARNLESEAINGIRIISKAVYSSISDQRVTQSRFAASSNSNKVQGTQISAGRSLPSQKDQEPCTVNSACYSDKENVADEYPGTNIRGETRSTIEGISKPLNSSQALGCRVTRSRSNASNKPSLAQSLKGSEEIDVKKVSGSKIKVLPCISNSDTADVGRCAANVAESEVDSDEHVDARSGCPGPNLDVASLRVGSEALALRPPSDCNIFVKLKQPNFDDVEESSLNGISCPTSKKEIQGRSSEEFADLANLTDKIASVSYQAKCSSSPEKPLLNEQEDLCKEKEPQRFSSEVHVETYEASRSANGIAVPPIKQTSEVPNKEVTHTLLESDNYKEQCSSVDHLSISQVACEDLLGRVPKLMGSNLSNVSADRRTDLSLKKVVVEHDGGQSTKLVSEDSKLDSDLSSDPGQSTDADYGIISGSGVFKNPDVILRDSTVELPFALSVDETKGNLVQQIIDSGISQSRNTDSLGRCMHEEKHVVCSKSTEDHIAKNAMPRGSFSFGSEDSWPQQKRRKIEGQLTDVLSASPSLREEGLKLINRDSIRESLNGAEDNPNAVLESQHLSLSDEEDVAQLDISKILLEEMHQNEEGHMIEGSESSPRMQVEEVVHSVEGCFTEEVGAAGPNSEIVDAGMQCFVQENEVPMHLEDKLGLAITEHFSCSERTLQKNRSNLEGNDKFLCCSVGSPHSQSLDLTQADDAMPVLEGFIMQTDDHPPCISGEGIGFDKFDLSETAIERASILEQLCRSACMDTPLSCSSTTYHSHTIQSLYQSVPNGLLEGMDWRSTFSLNDTGKQLSSSCLSEEVDCFHGRSYSDCLPKSSHQSTWNISNPYSSPVGKFWDRITSNSGSSEKRASLNPELPCINEENENADEVAETFPEGICSEMTTSSVKREPLADITENPNPPASVSEGVINTDRCSLDSVNTEFSFTGTHTRVKQKLGNQHGCGKRYANKAKENQNVSVGANGVKRATESYHNRFSKPRLPGKTSMRKGGPSYSERESKPNNIISNITSFIPLVQQKQAAAVVTGKREIKVKALEAADAAKRLAEKKEIDRKIKKEALKVERARLERENLRQLELQKKRKKEEHKKKEADIAAKKRQREEEDRKEKERKRKRVEESHRQRQEHDKKLRGEKEERELKYQTKDTRTNERKEYKDETDKYKKTEKFREADNLGKVSETEHRTTRIPSSDASKVSTLLEDSDSLNDGGNNQKVTSNLDKVIENAVLIANANQEQSYDISPYKVSDDEDEEEDDVPNSKPIPSWASKHSVAQVVSSQQRVNPEAIFPPESFCNIAEVLLPRKHQLK